In Centropristis striata isolate RG_2023a ecotype Rhode Island chromosome 8, C.striata_1.0, whole genome shotgun sequence, the genomic window agtgagagcaaatgttcagtcaaagccaaatatgactaTGATGATGTCACAAGTAGCTTTATTGAAACcgcttaagtgaacataaatactgtataacaacaggagtagccttgtttaaaatcaaagctccataaagtgcacatttaaataaaaaaatatctcaaataaaaatagcctgtgtgtaagggccaataagggccagttcagcaataataatttaagttaaaaacagttaaaaatgaatcgATAATCGATGTATCGTCTAGCCCCAATCCCTGGGTGTGTAAAATTTTGTCTGTCATCATCTTGGCAGTGCCTGACTCCTCCTATTTTTCTGGTTTCATTATTGAgtagatttattattaaaaaaaaaaaaaatcaataatttcttcattattttcttttcttttaaaacaacTAGAACTTTTTGAGGAGGAACAATGTATCAgatatattttacagtttaattcACACAAACTGTATAACACATGGATGTAGCCTCTGTGAAGTCACCCCTGGGTGTGTAAAATTTTGTCTGTCAccatcttggcagtgcctgACTCCTCCTAGCTCTTAGTGCAACAGGGGTGAGCTGTGTCACATCGATTGAAGACTGGTTTGTGAAAAACGCCACCTGACGGCACcgacctgtcactcaaagcagccatGTCCTTTATTATGCGTAACGTTAAGCCGTTGTATCATCTAAACAGTTGATCTGTATAAAGATTAAATCCATTCATTGACTTATCACTGACATACTTTAATCTCTAAACTGAATTAATATCACCTTAATAATCGCCTCTTTGACACACTGAAATGTATCATTTGacacaattaaaatatatattttaaaacaacTAGAATATTTGTAGCAGAACTTTTGCATTGGACTCATTTAGATTTAATGGGTGTTAATGATGGCAGGAatcaacctctctctctctctgattttctgatgtttaaacagatttttgcaatattttgcaATTAATCCTTCATAATAGATTTTATTCAAAAGGAGCTTAATCCGACTCATGTTGCTTATAGTCTGATTTTGAATCATTCAGTCACTGcctgttttctttctcctcaGAGAAACATCAGTTTATACTGCTCCAGAAAGTGAGTAATGTGACCTCACACATACTTCACACAACACAGATTTCATTTAATTGTTATAGTTTATGCTGACAGTAAAGAGGTTTTACATAAATGCCCTTTGATTACTTTGAATCCATCAGGAAGTAACTATGATATCActtaaaatgtagattttggaAACACTGGAGGATTTGAAGTCCGAGGACCTTAAGAAATTCAAGAGGCTCCTTCAGCacatttatgaaataaataaagaataccCAAGAATCCCAAGGCACCGAATGGAGACAGCAGGGAGAGTTGGCCTAGCAGAGCTGATGGTGGAGACCTACGGCCAGCAGTCTGTGGAGGTGACCAGGGAGGTTTTAGAGAAGATTAACAGGAGAGATCTGGTGCAGAGGTTCTCTGAAATCAGCTTAGGATCTGGAGGTATGACAACCCCAACGTTATTATTCCAATATAAAGACTTTCATATGTTGTTACGGTATCGATAAGTTTTTAATTTCTCCATCTTTTGTTGAATCTGTTTTGTTGCCGTTCCAACAAAGGACAGGACTCCAACATCAACACCCATTACTTTACTTGTGTGTTGATGTTGGCTTccatactgtatttttattgtatcatttttttgtttcctggcATCGTTACTCAAACAGCTACATGTAGCTACTCTGTACTCTGTGATAACTGAGTTGTTTGTGCATCATATGGCTCTCATATTATAGCAGCGCAATGTAGCATGTGGTGCTATAGCAGCAAAAGAAACATGAcatcatttaaaacaaattcaTATGTTTCTCCACAAGGGCCTTCAGGAAGCTTGGAGCTTGAGGGTTGTGGCAGCATGACGGTAATCTCTTACATTcattaatttgttaatttatgTGATGTTCTAAAACATTATTACGTAAAAATGGTTGTCCTCTGCAGCAGGTCTCCAGTGACTGGACTAAACTTGACCCTGAAGTGAAAAGTACAGACGAGACTCCAACTTACAGGTAAAAATAACGTCCTAAATACTTCGTTACAGCAAACTGGAACTATAGAAAACATTCAGCTTAGTTCTTGAGATTTGCAAATTTAAGTGTTAATGCCACGTTTTGCaccaaataaaatcaaaacgGATACATTCTAAGTTTACATTTACTCTGTTCTGTCCCTTCATGTGAATATCTGCAAActctcttttttcattcatgttttaGCCTACAGTCTGAAGCAGGAAACTTTGAATGCAGCGTCTCTGGCTTGCGCTGGGTCTGTAAGGAAAAGGTCAGCTTGAAGTACCAGTTTTGCTCTTCGAAGTATCACATGGAGAAGATTGAAAGCATACAGTACATGCCTGCAGGTCCCCTTATGGACATCAAGGTCATTGCTGGGAAGTTAGATGTTGTGTTCCTGCCTCACTGGATCTGCATCGGTAAGTCAacatgaagaaaagaaaatgaaattgaattttttatttctagttGCATGTGTACAAAACCTGGTGTGGTCCTTCTACTAATTTTGtgtgctgaaaaataaaaataaatgtatcattttacaGACGACAACCCTACAATATTAGACAAGTTTGCAGTCCTGCACATAGATGACTGTGGAGTTACTGTGGAAAAAGTGTCTGAGGTCACATCGTCCCATGTCAAGCTGTGTGAGCCAACTTTCTCTCTGAAAATGGTCCTGGTCAAACTTGGCTTTTCAGTGGAAATAAACTGCAGGGTGTTCGTACACAAGACCAACAGACCATTCCTCAAACTCCATGTTTACCTGATCCCACCTGACCCTGCTCTGAAAGAGGTTATTTCATATATTACTGTCACCAACACTGATCATAATCAGACACAG contains:
- the LOC131976700 gene encoding NACHT, LRR and PYD domains-containing protein 1 homolog; its protein translation is METAGRVGLAELMVETYGQQSVEVTREVLEKINRRDLVQRFSEISLGSGGPSGSLELEGCGSMTQVSSDWTKLDPEVKSTDETPTYSLQSEAGNFECSVSGLRWVCKEKVSLKYQFCSSKYHMEKIESIQYMPAGPLMDIKVIAGKLDVVFLPHWICIDDNPTILDKFAVLHIDDCGVTVEKVSEVTSSHVKLCEPTFSLKMVLVKLGFSVEINCRVFVHKTNRPFLKLHVYLIPPDPALKEELDKKKNSFGYEEIPLQHPKKPLKMNDWFILTAHLDGKEMASDSLQLIYESMEPNFYKLFIENPDKDLVLLLKRKNELPVWTEKILKEEYQSTGPVKAAGPSAGAAEAAGPSAGAAEASKSSTGPCDDATVRVEERRRQSPRPGPSGKEHRSAQIQEAKDKMRLLKILKKMDDDQFKEFKWHLENLSDIPASELEDKKKFDVVNKIWQTYTERSVEVTKIVLQEIPRTDLVQMLSEPSS